From the genome of Uranotaenia lowii strain MFRU-FL chromosome 1, ASM2978415v1, whole genome shotgun sequence, one region includes:
- the LOC129744824 gene encoding broad-complex core protein-like, protein MSSGQSQQFCVRWNSHLGSIGAAFPQLLAGQRFVDVTLACEGHQVHCHRLVLAACSTFFENLLGENPCKHPIIILPREIKLWAIQALVDFMYKGEVNVSQAGLPDLMKCAEILKIRGLCGSDAALDLNQIASPGAGSTTSGSSSAGTTTNAQLHQHTESSSNQSGQRGSSPQRTESKGQKNSALSGTKGGNNFLNSLNLHPVASSTPSKVSSSQQQQSSNLRTCSDEGDTSDNGGCGNDMVIKTEDLVIDEDIAKSEDEDDDMEQDANEKQQAEDDEVIADDEIDEYMEDIVDQDLPSFSKHDNDDDRHSRTSNSHANAFTITITDDTSSNSTSAQQTIEDSAKRRSPKKKQPSSSSPPPSSSSSLLSILTRGSIRVKSNENLFDNYKQQQTPEHKTNKKSASRQLVFPSYGIDGSGDGDDGGGGSGDGSRLSVDDGTDPGTTGIPSSLVYNRNAMDIYVKPKKSRQGTSTSSNAEEHGSELSTDGFENIICSPNLPQLSGTVMHSYHDDDYDDDFDIQILPDDSSLTNGGDSDCDEAIYPPPLLPFTNSETSITRVPFGKSDRNNGGTELLTPMRKQRMGRGGKMVQRLSRSGSSSTISHSGEVKISSLLNGVAIPPSAFVLRNPRGNQPRSYNTDALWAALMDVKAGESIYRASQIHKVPRKTLRNWMKRWDIKSAYPMPRQLKEAAEKKRIIKELTEQSGPEVLLSHHLQQASQTQSMSTPGGQQQSRHLLGNASCAN, encoded by the exons CTGTTGGCGGGCCAACGGTTCGTGGATGTCACACTTGCCTGCGAGGGCCACCAGGTGCACTGTCACCGGTTGGTTCTGGCGGCgtgttcaacttttttcgaaaatctgcTCGGCGAAAATCCCTGCAAGCATCCGATCATCATTCTGCCGCGCGAAATCAAACTATGGGCCATCCAAGCGCTGGTCGATTTCATGTACAAGGGAGAAGTGAACGTATCTCAAGCCGGTCTACCTGATCTGATGAAGTGTGCAGAAATTCTGAAAATCCGCGGACTCTGCGGGTCGGATGCAGCGCTGGATCTCAATCAGATTGCCAGTCCCGGTGCTGGGAGCACCACAAGCGGTAGCAGTAGCGCAGGGACAACGACAAATGCACAGCTGCATCAGCATACGGAGTCGTCGTCGAACCAAAGTGGCCAAAGAGGAAGTA GTCCTCAGAGAACGGAAAGCAAAGGACAGAAGAATAGTGCGCTCAGCGGTACCAAAGGAGGAAACAATTTTCTCAACAGTTTGAATCTACATCCAGTGGCTTCATCGACGCCGTCGAAGGTCTCTTCTAGTCAACAGCAACAGTCTTCGAACCTTCGAACGTGCAGCGATGAGGGCGACACTAGTGATAACGGAGGCTGCGGAAATGATATGGTCATCAAGACGGAAGATCTGGTTATAG ATGAGGATATAGCAAAATCCGAAGACGAGGATGATGATATGGAGCAGGACGCAAATGAAAAACAGCAAGCTG AGGACGACGAAGTCATTGCGGATGATGAGATTGATGAGTACATGGAAGACATAGTTGATCAGGACCTGCCATCCTTTTCGAAgcacgacaacgacgacgatcGTCATAGTAGAACTAGCAATAGTCACGCCAACGCGTTTACAATTACCATCACTGACGATACTAGCTCCAACAGTACTTCTGCTCAACAGACCATTGAAGATTCTGCTAAAAGACGGTCTCCCAAAAAGAAACAGCCCTCCTCTTCCTCGCCTCcgccgtcgtcatcgtcgtctcTGCTGTCGATTCTGACACGTGGCTCTATTCGGGTTAAATCTAACGAAAACCTTTTCGACAACTACAAGCAACAACAGACTCCAGAACATAAGACTAACAAAAAATCCGCGTCACGACAACTCGTATTTCCGTCCTACGGTATCGACGGTAGTGGTGATGGTGACGATGGTGGTGGTGGTAGTGGTGATGGTAGTAGATTAAGTGTAGACGATGGGACTGACCCCGGAACAACCGGTATACCTTCTTCTCTAGTGTACAACCGAAACGCGATGGATATCTACGTCAAGCCAAAGAAAAGCCGACAAGGCACCAGTACGTCCAGCAACGCTGAGGAACACGGCAGCGAACTATCTACGGATGGGTTCGAAAACATCATCTGCTCCCCGAACTTACCCCAGCTCAGCGGAACTGTGATGCATAGTTACCACGATGATGACTACGATGACGATTTCGATATACAAATTCTTCCAGACGACAGTTCCCTCACCAATGGTGGTGACAGTGATTGCGACGAAGCGATCTATCCCCCGCCGCTGTTACCGTTCACAAATTCGGAAACCAGCATTACCCGGGTGCCGTTCGGCAAGAGCGACCGGAACAATGGCGGAACGGAGCTTCTTACGCCCATGCGGAAACAGCGAATGGGGCGGGGTGGCAAAATGGTACAGCGACTATCCAGGAGTGGTAGCTCTTCGACCATAAGTCACAGCGGCGAAGTTAAAATTTCGTCACTGTTGAATGGTGTAGCGATTCCACCATCTGCCTTCGTTCTGCGCAATCCTCGGGGCAATCAACCGCGATCCTACAACACGGATGCACTTTGGGCTGCACTGATGGACGTTAAGGCCGGAGAGAGCATATACAG GGCATCGCAAATCCACAAAGTTCCTCGCAAAACGCTCCGCAATTGGATGAAACGGTGGGACATTAAATCCGCCTATCCGATGCCCCGGCAGCTCAAGGAGGCCGCCGAGAAGAAACGCATCATCAAGGAACTGACCGAGCAATCCGGACCGGAAGTTCTACTGTCCCATCATCTACAACAGGCGTCACAGACCCAATCGATGTCGACGCCGGGAGGACAGCAACAGTCCCGCCATCTGCTCGGCAATGCCAGCTGTGCCAACTGA
- the LOC129739707 gene encoding pre-mRNA-splicing factor SPF27-like — MAGEVLVDALPYIDLGYDDPGVREAAMAMVEEECRRYRPTKNYLEHLPALNSNVFETELMTAEFERIQNRLPMEPLSMKRYELPPPPAGKMSEVSAWAESVDNSMAQLEHQSVRAVNLELMMEYGCEMWKSYLEILTSMQAKAQVRLEEIKKEIHDINWKRKSKQTQGGEKLRSLEAQWVMLVSKNYEIEQACAKLEERIHQKKSDMQAQRENDDD, encoded by the exons atggcTGGTGAAGTGCTTGTAGATGCGTTGCCATACATAGATCTGGGATATGACGATCCTGGAGTACGAGAAGCG gCTATGGCCATGGTCGAAGAAGAATGCCGACGCTATCGACCAACAAAAAACTATCTTGAACATTTACCAGCACTTAACAGTAACGTATTTGAGACGGAATTGATGACAGCCGAATTCGAACGTATTCAAAATCGTCTTCCAATGGAACCCCTTAGTATGAAGCGTTACGAGCTTCCTCCCCCACCGGCTGGCAAAATGTCTGAAGTGTCCGCGTGGGCTGAGAGTGTTGACAATTCGATGGCCCAATTAGAGCATCAGTCTGTTCGTGCCGTCAACTTGGAACTTATGATGGAATATGGTTGTGAGATGTGGAAATCGTATCTCGAAATACTGACATCGATGCAGGCAAAGGCTCAAGTTCGTTTAGAAGAAATCAAGAAAGAAATACATGATATCAATTGGAAACGTAAATCGAAACAGACACAGGGCGGAGAAAAGCTCCGTTCACTTGAAGCTCAGTGGGTTATGttggtttcaaaaaattacgaaatagAGCAAGCTTGTGCTAAACTTGAAGAACGGATTCATCAGAAGAAAAGTGATATGCAAGCACAACGAGAAAATGACGATGACTAA
- the LOC129744817 gene encoding LOW QUALITY PROTEIN: 60S ribosomal protein L4-like (The sequence of the model RefSeq protein was modified relative to this genomic sequence to represent the inferred CDS: deleted 1 base in 1 codon), whose amino-acid sequence MSLTASRPLVSIYSDKNEALKDKSLSLPFLFKAPIRPDVVSEVSQLMRRNRRQPYAVSEYAGHQTSAESWGTGRAVARIPRVRGGGTHRSGQGAFGNMCRGGRMFAPTKTWRRWHRRINVNLKRYALVSAIAASGVPALVQSRGHVIDGISELPLVVSDEIQKIQKTKQAVAFLRRSKVWADVQKVYKSQRLRAGRGKMRNRRRVQRRGPLIIYSQDEGMRKAFRNIPGVDTMKVSRLNLLKLAPGGHVGRLCVWTESAFAQLNDIYGTWKTKSTVKKDYNLPNPIMSNTDLSRLLKSEEIRKVLKPAKKTVHRHVRRLNPLTNTRQLVKLNPYAEVTKRRALLAAKKRKYERIVAACKARNIELRKNNTAFKFLAQEKNREKQLAKNKEVRDKKDAAKKAEGQKKRVAKHKALENARRARKGLAPLKGKK is encoded by the exons ATG AGTTTGACGGCTTCCCGTCCGCTGGTCAGCATCTACTCTGACAAAAATGAAGCTCTGAAGGACAAGAGCCTATCGCTGCCGTTCCTCTTCAAGGCCCCGATCCGTCCGGATGTGGTCAGCGAAGTTTCGCAGCTGATGCGTCGTAACCGTCGGCAGCCGTACGCCGTGAGCGAATACGCCGGACACCAAACGTCCGCTGAATCATGGGGTACTGGTCGCGCTGTGGCTCGTATTCCCCGTGTTCGG GGTGGTGGTACCCATCGTTCCGGCCAGGGTGCCTTCGGTAACATGTGCCGTGGTGGACGAATGTTTGCCCCGACCAAGACCTGGCGTCGTTGGCACCGTCGCATCAACGTGAACCTCAAGCGGTACGCGTTGGTTTCCGCAATTGCTGCATCCGGTGTACCAGCTCTGGTTCAATCTCGCG GACATGTTATCGATGGTATCTCTGAGTTGCCACTGGTTGTTTCGGATGAAATCCAAAAGATCCAGAAGACCAAGCAAGCCGTCGCTTTCCTGCGCCGTTCCAAGGTTTGGGCCGATGTACAGAAGGTGTACAAATCGCAGCGCCTGCGTGCTGGCCGTGGTAAGATGCGCAACCGTCGTCGTGTCCAACGTCGGGGACCCTTGATCATCTACTCCCAGGATGAAGGTATGCGCAAGGCCTTCCGTAACATTCCCGGAGTTGATACGATGAAGGTATCGCGTCTGAATTTGCTGAAGTTGGCTCCAGGTGGTCATGTTGGCCGTCTATGTGTTTGGACCGAGTCGGCCTTCGCCCAGCTGAATGACATCTACGGCACCTGGAAGACCAAGTCCACGGTCAAGAAGGACTACAATCTGCCGAACCCAATCATGTCCAACACCGACTTGTCTCGTCTGCTGAAGAGCGAAGAAATTCGCAAGGTTCTGAAACCAGCCAAGAAGACTGTCCATCGTCATGTACGTCGTCTGAACCCGTTGACCAACACTCGTCAATTGGTTAAATTGAACCCGTACGCCGAGGTTACCAAGCGACGTGCATTGCTGGCCGCCAAGAAGCGCAAATACGAGCGTATTGTTGCTGCCTGCAAGGCCCGAAACATCGAGCTGCGCAAGAACAACACCGCGTTCAAATTCCTGGCCCAGGAGAAGAATCGCGAGAAGCAGCTCGCCAAGAACAAGGAAGTGCGCGACAAGAAGGACGCCGCTAAGAAGGCTGAAGGCCAGAAGAAGCGAGTGGCGAAACACAAGGCGCTGGAAAACGCCCGACGAGCCCGCAAGGGTTTGGCTCCGCTGAAGGGCAAGAAGTAG